A genome region from Triticum aestivum cultivar Chinese Spring chromosome 2B, IWGSC CS RefSeq v2.1, whole genome shotgun sequence includes the following:
- the LOC123040803 gene encoding uncharacterized protein, translating into MGRLSLNLIMHDLRDSIYSLYRMDIRHLFYETAEIAVHAAEDAKAKKKNKLSMIESWNDLRKPVAHFKASNFFTLLRENSIMLADSFGRTTLLDIDFKSVVPMPPMPNGKGPNCICFSIPNPEPLKSYSQCLFVLDLVPGSSTNSSSFEFLTYLGSRDSSRPLVSSHFHLNWLWHDLPVPAFAEHPANSRAAMNYSYMLLDSSTMCLSSSEEGIGTYTFDMVNHKWSRAGNWVLPFCGKAEYVPELKLWFALSPSAPHSLCALDFPAMDFDLPPDLLRTWDCLHLHDETPYKRHLVNLGSGKFCVVSFFKTFKTKYVAENMEDESAVFTGLEVRRCNNSEGAVRMIKHMSKRYTFGRFGIQSIL; encoded by the coding sequence ATGGGTCGTCTGTCTCTGAATCTCATAATGCACGATCTAAGGGATAGCATCTATTCTCTGTACCGCATGGACATCCGACACCTTTTCTACGAAACAGCAGAAATTGCAGTGCACGCAGCAGAAGATGCAAAAGCCAAGAAGAAGAATAAACTATCAATGATAGAGTCCTGGAACGATCTGCGTAAGCCAGTCGCCCATTTCAAAGCATCTAATTTCTTCACTCTACTGAGAGAAAACTCCATCATGTTGGCTGACTCATTTGGTCGTACAACACTCTTAGACATTGACTTCAAGTCCGTGGTACCCATGCCCCCTATGCCTAATGGCAAGGGACCCAATTGCATCTGTTTCTCAATACCTAATCCTGAGCCCTTAAAATCTTATTCCCAGTGCCTCTTTGTCCTGGATCTGGTTCCAGGTAGCAGTACCAATTCCTCCAGCTTTGAGTTCCTGACATACTTAGGGAGTCGGGACTCCTCCCGCCCCCTGGTGTCTTCCCATTTCCATTTGAATTGGTTATGGCATGATTTGCCAGTGCCAGCGTTCGCAGAGCACCCTGCCAACAGTAGAGCCGCCATGAACTATTCTTACATGTTGCTTGACAGTTCTACAATGTGTTTATCCTCCAGTGAAGAGGGCATAGGCACCTATACCTTTGATATGGTTAACCACAAGTGGTCACGTGCTGGTAACTGGGTGCTGCCCTTCTGTGGCAAAGCAGAGTATGTCCCTGAGCTCAAGCTTTGGTTCGCCCTCTCTCCTAGCGCCCCCCACAGCTTGTGTGCTCTGGACTTCCCTGCCATGGATTTTGATTTGCCACCTGATTTGCTGCGTACTTGGGATTGTCTCCACCTGCATGATGAGACTCCATACAAGCGCCACCTTGTTAACCTGGGCTCAGGTAAGTTCTGTGTGGTCTCGTTCTTCAAGACCTTTAAAACCAAATATGTGGCAGAAAATATGGAAGATGAGTCTGCTGTGTTCACTGGCCTCGAGGTGCGCCGCTGCAACAACAGCGAGGGTGCTGTACGGATGATCAAACACATGTCTAAACGTTACACCTTTGGAAGGTTTGGCATCCAGTCCATTCTCTGA